The Zobellia alginiliquefaciens genome contains a region encoding:
- a CDS encoding DUF2007 domain-containing protein — MKEKFYTLASFEYPADVQILKGKLESEGISVFLKDEYTLNSDPMISNAIGGVKVQVYTEDKEKAIEIYNEIRAYALDDNGNLIVCPNCKMQKSEVYYNRKGILYKLFPFFEEKKYKCLHCNMITKPQ; from the coding sequence ATGAAAGAGAAATTTTACACTTTAGCCTCTTTTGAATACCCAGCGGATGTTCAAATATTGAAAGGAAAATTAGAATCCGAAGGTATTTCCGTTTTCTTGAAAGATGAATATACGTTGAATTCTGACCCTATGATCAGCAATGCTATTGGTGGGGTGAAAGTGCAGGTATACACAGAGGATAAAGAAAAGGCAATTGAAATATATAATGAAATTAGGGCTTATGCCCTTGATGACAATGGCAATTTAATTGTGTGCCCTAACTGTAAAATGCAAAAATCAGAGGTGTATTATAACAGAAAAGGAATTTTATATAAACTTTTTCCATTTTTTGAGGAAAAAAAATACAAATGCCTACATTGTAACATGATAACAAAACCTCAATAG
- the bioD gene encoding dethiobiotin synthase, translated as MQQIFVTGISTEVGKTIASAIIAEALEADYWKPVQAGDLDNTDSHKVKSLISNDKTVIHKSSYELKTPMSPHAAAERDGVKIDRLDIVEPETDNSLVIEGAGGILVPLSENDTVLDIIMPTYHVVVVSRHYLGSINHTLLTIGWLQQKGYDVSVLFSGEENPETENIILHKTGVSLIGRIDEEPSFDKAVIKKYADKFASILKTL; from the coding sequence ATGCAGCAAATTTTTGTAACAGGAATATCCACCGAAGTAGGAAAAACTATAGCCTCCGCAATAATAGCGGAAGCCCTAGAGGCCGATTATTGGAAACCTGTACAAGCGGGTGATTTAGATAATACGGATAGTCACAAGGTAAAGTCCTTGATTTCTAATGATAAGACCGTCATACACAAAAGTAGCTACGAGCTAAAAACACCAATGAGTCCGCATGCTGCTGCAGAAAGAGATGGTGTAAAAATAGACCGACTTGATATTGTTGAACCTGAAACCGATAATTCTTTGGTCATTGAAGGTGCAGGTGGTATTTTAGTCCCTCTGAGTGAAAATGATACGGTTTTAGATATCATTATGCCCACCTATCATGTGGTGGTGGTTTCAAGACACTATTTGGGAAGTATCAACCATACGCTGCTAACCATTGGTTGGTTGCAGCAGAAAGGGTATGATGTTTCTGTGCTTTTCAGTGGGGAAGAAAATCCAGAAACCGAGAATATTATCCTTCATAAAACAGGGGTGTCGTTAATTGGCCGCATAGATGAGGAACCTTCTTTTGATAAGGCGGTCATTAAGAAATATGCGGATAAGTTTGCTTCCATCTTAAAAACACTATAA
- a CDS encoding ArnT family glycosyltransferase: MKFFDTGFLQPTHTKNLYWLSFLIFIFYTISLFYNLHLAPLHTEEPRRALVALEMLFNNNFVVTTILNETFYDHPPLWNIVLAGSMKIFGYNTFALRFPSAFSFLLTGILTFYMGRKYINLKFGILSAFYYLVCADLYFYFCVTAEIDIFYSLLVVLSLYSIYHFYQQKRFLLLFGCAYFFITLAFLTKGFASFAFTIITLVSYLLYKKDLKLLLSWPHLFSLTLCAAAVYFYFYVYGSFENLEHYLSEMWGLTHQRTLLSDRFSGLATHLIFFPLNFVAVIFPATLFLLFIWKKEQIQNIKAQPYLVFLVITFIANFLVYWISPGARMRYTYMFFPMAVTLLTYPLFLELGKTNWKHKTYHTFFKIIMVIATIACFIVPFISYFSILPHLKYTMPLFSLVLAAVLLYHHQTKGHTKHLFVIGFMVVCRLVFDHVALPLKAMTSSSAPHQAYAKDIHKIIGNKARLYVFSQEDLRTHIQTPFKLYETAAYLEMSRKAIVTKTDQCELPGYYIFNKQNLEERESLYDFTISKVDLALVRID, translated from the coding sequence ATGAAGTTTTTTGATACCGGATTTTTACAACCGACCCATACCAAAAATCTATACTGGCTATCATTTTTAATTTTCATTTTTTATACGATATCCCTTTTTTACAATCTGCATCTAGCCCCTCTACACACCGAAGAACCCCGCCGAGCATTAGTAGCATTGGAAATGTTGTTCAACAACAATTTTGTAGTCACCACCATTCTGAACGAAACTTTTTACGACCATCCACCACTTTGGAATATTGTGTTAGCCGGAAGCATGAAAATTTTTGGCTATAACACTTTTGCGCTTCGGTTTCCCTCGGCATTTTCATTTTTACTGACCGGTATTCTAACGTTTTACATGGGACGAAAATATATCAACCTAAAATTCGGCATTCTTAGCGCATTCTACTATTTGGTTTGTGCAGACCTTTATTTCTACTTCTGTGTAACAGCTGAAATCGATATTTTCTATTCCCTATTGGTCGTTTTGAGTCTTTACAGTATTTATCATTTTTACCAACAAAAACGTTTCCTCCTATTGTTCGGATGCGCCTATTTTTTTATTACCCTTGCTTTTTTAACCAAAGGCTTTGCTTCTTTTGCCTTTACTATAATCACGCTAGTTAGCTATCTGCTTTATAAGAAAGATTTAAAACTACTTTTATCTTGGCCGCATCTTTTTAGTCTCACGCTATGTGCCGCGGCCGTATATTTCTATTTTTACGTCTATGGGAGTTTTGAAAACTTAGAGCATTACCTTTCTGAAATGTGGGGACTGACTCACCAGCGGACCTTATTAAGCGACCGATTTAGCGGACTCGCAACTCATCTTATCTTCTTTCCTTTGAACTTTGTAGCAGTAATTTTTCCGGCTACCCTATTCCTATTATTTATTTGGAAAAAGGAACAAATACAAAACATTAAGGCTCAACCTTACTTGGTTTTTTTAGTCATCACATTTATTGCCAATTTTTTAGTGTACTGGATTTCCCCTGGAGCAAGAATGCGCTACACGTATATGTTTTTTCCTATGGCAGTAACGTTACTTACTTATCCATTATTTCTTGAACTTGGCAAGACCAATTGGAAGCACAAGACTTATCATACCTTTTTTAAAATCATTATGGTCATTGCAACTATTGCTTGTTTCATTGTTCCCTTTATAAGTTATTTTTCAATTTTACCTCACCTAAAATACACGATGCCTCTCTTCAGTTTGGTATTGGCTGCAGTGTTGCTTTATCATCATCAAACCAAGGGACACACCAAACATTTATTTGTCATTGGTTTTATGGTAGTTTGTAGATTGGTTTTTGACCATGTTGCGCTACCATTAAAGGCTATGACTTCTTCAAGCGCACCACATCAGGCCTATGCAAAAGACATTCATAAAATAATTGGTAATAAAGCTCGGCTGTATGTTTTCTCACAAGAAGATTTGCGCACCCATATTCAAACACCCTTTAAACTATATGAAACCGCAGCGTATTTGGAAATGTCCCGGAAAGCTATTGTAACCAAAACAGATCAGTGCGAATTACCGGGATACTACATTTTCAACAAACAAAACCTTGAAGAACGGGAATCTCTCTATGATTTTACAATCAGTAAAGTTGACCTGGCCCTTGTACGAATTGATTAA
- the bioA gene encoding adenosylmethionine--8-amino-7-oxononanoate transaminase, with amino-acid sequence MKNEIETETLASESLSVRDKKHLWHPLTQHKLHPEMLGIVSAKGAVLYDENGKEYIDGIASWYTSAYGHCNEYITEKVYAQMQKLDQVVFSGFTHEPAIELSEELIKLLPENQEKLFFSDNGSTATEIGIKMALQFHFNQGRKRKTMLAFEEGFHGDTFGAMSVSGLSVYNGPFAEFFIDVERVDVPTDENIEAVLSKLEKRLQQNDIAGFIYEPLVQGAAAMKMHTADNLNRILKLLKKHGVLTIADEVMTGFGKTGKPFASEYIETKPDVICMSKALTAGLVPMAITSCSQEVYNAFYSDDMAKGLFHGHTYTANPLACTAAIAGLELLQSEEIQVGIKRIIGSHQKFNTRIKNHPKVARTRQCGIIFALDLNVKMERYGNLRDQMFKHFMDNGVFLRPLGSTIYISAPYVITDGQLQKIYTTIEDLLNSI; translated from the coding sequence ATGAAGAATGAAATTGAGACAGAAACATTAGCATCTGAAAGTCTATCCGTTAGGGATAAAAAACACCTATGGCACCCCTTAACTCAGCATAAACTACATCCTGAAATGTTAGGAATCGTTAGTGCAAAAGGTGCTGTTTTGTACGATGAAAACGGAAAGGAATATATAGACGGCATCGCTTCGTGGTATACGAGCGCCTATGGCCATTGTAATGAGTATATTACGGAGAAGGTCTATGCGCAGATGCAAAAACTAGATCAGGTGGTATTTAGTGGGTTTACGCATGAGCCCGCTATAGAATTATCCGAAGAACTTATAAAATTGCTTCCGGAGAATCAAGAAAAATTATTTTTTTCGGATAATGGTTCAACGGCTACTGAAATCGGTATTAAAATGGCATTGCAATTCCATTTCAATCAAGGCCGAAAACGTAAAACGATGCTGGCTTTTGAAGAAGGGTTTCATGGTGATACATTTGGGGCCATGTCTGTTTCTGGACTATCGGTTTACAACGGGCCTTTTGCTGAATTTTTTATTGACGTAGAACGTGTAGATGTTCCTACGGATGAAAATATAGAGGCAGTTCTATCTAAGTTGGAAAAGAGGTTGCAACAAAACGATATTGCCGGATTCATTTATGAGCCTTTAGTACAAGGTGCTGCTGCCATGAAAATGCACACAGCCGATAATTTGAATCGTATTTTGAAACTCTTGAAAAAGCACGGAGTTCTTACCATTGCCGATGAGGTTATGACGGGCTTCGGTAAAACCGGAAAACCTTTTGCATCGGAATATATTGAGACAAAACCAGATGTCATTTGCATGTCAAAAGCATTGACGGCAGGTTTGGTGCCTATGGCAATTACCAGCTGTTCACAAGAAGTGTACAATGCTTTTTATAGTGATGATATGGCAAAAGGGCTCTTTCATGGGCATACTTACACGGCAAATCCGCTGGCATGCACTGCAGCTATAGCCGGTCTGGAGCTGTTGCAATCTGAAGAAATTCAAGTAGGCATCAAAAGAATTATCGGTTCTCACCAAAAATTCAATACTAGAATAAAGAATCATCCAAAAGTAGCACGTACAAGACAATGTGGAATTATTTTTGCGTTGGATTTGAATGTAAAAATGGAACGTTATGGGAATTTACGCGACCAAATGTTCAAGCATTTCATGGATAATGGCGTATTTTTGCGCCCCCTTGGTAGTACTATTTATATTTCTGCCCCTTATGTAATCACAGATGGGCAACTGCAAAAAATATATACTACCATTGAAGATTTACTGAATAGTATTTAA
- a CDS encoding beta-ketoacyl synthase N-terminal-like domain-containing protein, with the protein MKEPISITAIGSISPLGKTSEETWQNYLKDVHFFEQKAFGDDKEWAAPLSKDSKKEIEELKNSDNKYKSLDDSVLYALYASRDAIAKAGWKEGDDFGINIGSSRGATALFEKYHQEFLENNRTATLSSPTTTLGNISSWVAHDLKTKGPEISHSITCSTALHSVLNGVAWIRSGMANKFLVGGSEAALTPFTIAQMKALKIYSQFKAGDSPEPNKIGFPSRALDFEKEKSTMILGEGASVMCLEKGVSENTLAVIEGVGYATEPLRHNISISTDAECFQGSMKMALGEIDPDEVDAIVMHAPGTIKGDISEYKAIEKVFCNKLPFLTTNKWKVGHTFGASGALSIELAVLMLQHQQIVKVPFITYSSTPDKLNKVLVNAVGFGGNAVSILLSRNV; encoded by the coding sequence TTGAAAGAACCGATATCCATTACCGCAATAGGCTCAATTTCCCCGTTGGGAAAAACTTCTGAAGAAACATGGCAAAACTACCTTAAAGATGTTCACTTTTTTGAGCAGAAGGCTTTTGGAGATGACAAGGAATGGGCGGCCCCATTGTCCAAAGATTCAAAAAAAGAAATTGAAGAGCTCAAAAATTCCGATAATAAATATAAAAGTCTTGATGATTCTGTTTTGTATGCGCTTTACGCTTCGCGTGATGCTATAGCTAAAGCTGGATGGAAGGAAGGTGATGATTTTGGAATAAATATTGGGTCATCAAGAGGGGCAACGGCACTCTTTGAAAAATACCATCAAGAGTTTCTTGAAAATAACCGAACGGCAACACTTTCGTCGCCCACCACAACCTTGGGAAATATTTCCTCATGGGTGGCACATGATTTAAAAACAAAGGGTCCTGAAATTTCACATTCTATTACGTGTTCTACGGCACTCCATTCGGTTTTAAACGGCGTAGCGTGGATTCGTAGTGGTATGGCCAATAAATTCCTAGTGGGTGGTAGCGAGGCAGCTTTAACCCCCTTCACTATTGCTCAAATGAAGGCGCTAAAGATTTATTCCCAATTTAAAGCAGGAGATTCTCCCGAACCAAATAAAATTGGTTTTCCTAGTCGTGCTTTAGATTTTGAAAAGGAAAAAAGCACTATGATTCTTGGAGAAGGCGCCTCTGTAATGTGTTTGGAGAAAGGAGTGAGCGAAAATACCTTGGCCGTTATTGAGGGTGTTGGTTATGCTACAGAACCTTTACGCCATAATATTTCTATTTCAACGGATGCGGAGTGTTTTCAGGGTTCCATGAAAATGGCTTTAGGTGAAATAGATCCTGATGAGGTTGATGCAATTGTGATGCATGCGCCGGGTACAATTAAAGGTGATATATCTGAGTATAAGGCAATTGAAAAAGTTTTTTGTAACAAGTTACCTTTTCTTACTACAAATAAATGGAAAGTAGGGCATACTTTTGGAGCTTCGGGAGCGTTAAGCATAGAATTAGCGGTCTTGATGTTGCAGCACCAACAGATAGTAAAAGTACCTTTCATTACTTATTCGTCTACACCGGATAAACTCAACAAAGTCCTGGTAAATGCAGTTGGTTTTGGGGGTAATGCAGTTTCAATTTTGTTGTCTCGTAACGTATAG